One stretch of Niallia sp. XMNu-256 DNA includes these proteins:
- a CDS encoding Yip1 family protein: MSEEVQAKKPSIWGILWSPTEQFERIKERPRIWGALAIVTILFVIGMYLSSFGKIPEINGVSEEDLAGMQAFNSVLMIVMGIITPIFGILISTVIYFLIAKIARSEVSFKQLFSMNTYIMILSALSILINGIGIALLGGTSDTIYTSLGSIIQAEGALGGFLTGLEVFTIWGVILNAIGLHKVAEFSKGLAWTISIAFFVIGLIFSMIAAGVSGMVGV, from the coding sequence ATGTCAGAAGAAGTACAAGCAAAGAAACCGTCAATTTGGGGAATCCTCTGGAGTCCGACGGAGCAATTCGAACGAATTAAAGAACGACCGAGAATTTGGGGAGCATTAGCGATTGTCACGATTCTTTTCGTGATCGGCATGTATTTAAGTTCTTTTGGAAAAATACCGGAAATCAATGGGGTATCAGAAGAAGATTTAGCAGGCATGCAAGCATTTAACTCGGTATTAATGATTGTTATGGGGATCATTACACCCATTTTTGGAATCTTAATTTCTACAGTCATCTATTTTTTAATTGCAAAAATCGCACGCTCAGAAGTTAGTTTTAAGCAATTATTTTCTATGAATACATACATTATGATTTTATCCGCACTCAGCATCCTTATTAACGGAATCGGAATTGCTCTTTTAGGTGGAACGTCCGATACAATTTATACAAGCTTAGGATCGATTATTCAAGCGGAAGGTGCTCTCGGCGGCTTTTTAACTGGACTTGAAGTATTTACAATTTGGGGTGTCATTTTGAACGCTATCGGTCTTCATAAAGTCGCTGAGTTTTCAAAAGGATTAGCATGGACCATTTCCATTGCGTTCTTTGTCATCGGACTCATTTTCTCCATGATTGCAGCTGGGGTTAGTGGAATGGTTGGTGTTTAA
- a CDS encoding ABC transporter permease, with protein sequence MSLAENMKMALSSLLAHKMRSILTMIGIIIGVGSVITVVAIGQGGEAMLKSQIVGSGNTIELFYMPSEEEMLADSNAMMNNPFTQEDIRAIDNIPEVSKVVATSSEFASVRYREEQLDSSITGINQAYLDVNGLEVTTGRNLLDADFLGGRRVAVVSANFQEDLFDGENPIGQVIFIRSQPVEIVGVLAETTGIFSFGANEVYLPWNTWRTIFASNDLSAVTLQAANPEDLETAGKKAADLLNRMHDKEDAYQVLNMEEIAASVGQITKIMTIIISSIAGISLLVGGIGVMNIMLVSVTERTREIGVRMALGATRGQILVQFLIESVTLTLIGGGMGILLGWGAATIVSSFAGWPALISWPVIAGGVLFSMVIGIVFGILPANKASRLDPIESLRYE encoded by the coding sequence ATGAGTTTAGCTGAAAACATGAAAATGGCGCTCTCCTCTCTCCTTGCCCATAAGATGCGCTCAATTTTAACGATGATTGGGATCATCATTGGTGTCGGTTCCGTCATCACCGTTGTTGCCATTGGACAAGGTGGGGAAGCGATGTTGAAATCGCAAATTGTCGGTTCTGGAAATACGATTGAGTTATTTTATATGCCTTCAGAGGAGGAAATGCTAGCTGACTCGAATGCCATGATGAATAATCCATTTACGCAGGAGGATATCCGCGCCATTGATAACATTCCGGAAGTGTCAAAAGTTGTTGCAACCTCATCGGAATTTGCTAGTGTTCGCTATCGTGAGGAACAATTAGACTCGTCCATAACGGGAATTAACCAAGCCTACTTGGATGTAAATGGACTAGAGGTAACAACCGGTAGAAATCTATTAGATGCTGATTTTCTCGGCGGTCGGCGTGTTGCAGTCGTAAGTGCAAATTTTCAAGAAGATTTATTTGACGGCGAAAATCCAATCGGTCAAGTGATCTTTATTCGCTCCCAGCCTGTTGAAATTGTCGGAGTTCTCGCAGAAACAACTGGTATTTTCTCGTTTGGAGCCAATGAAGTCTACCTACCATGGAACACATGGCGTACCATTTTTGCTTCCAATGACTTGAGTGCAGTCACCTTACAGGCTGCAAATCCAGAGGACTTAGAAACAGCTGGAAAAAAGGCGGCTGACTTATTAAACCGCATGCATGATAAAGAAGATGCCTATCAAGTTCTTAACATGGAGGAAATTGCTGCTAGTGTAGGCCAAATCACCAAGATTATGACGATTATTATTAGCAGTATCGCTGGAATTTCTCTCCTCGTAGGTGGCATTGGAGTTATGAATATCATGCTTGTTTCTGTAACTGAACGGACTCGTGAAATCGGGGTACGGATGGCACTTGGAGCCACCCGGGGACAAATTCTCGTACAATTTCTAATTGAATCTGTCACCCTCACCTTAATTGGCGGTGGCATGGGGATATTATTAGGTTGGGGAGCAGCCACCATCGTCTCCTCGTTCGCCGGATGGCCAGCCCTCATATCCTGGCCAGTAATCGCAGGAGGTGTCCTATTCTCGATGGTGATTGGAATCGTGTTTGGCATCCTGCCAGCAAACAAAGCATCTAGATTAGACCCGATTGAATCACTGCGGTATGAGTAA
- the sda gene encoding sporulation histidine kinase inhibitor Sda — protein sequence MKGLRNLSDYDLIVAYEKAVELNLDRDFTEILLVEIKNRGIRTLEPSIF from the coding sequence TTGAAAGGGTTAAGAAATTTGTCTGACTATGATTTAATTGTGGCTTATGAAAAAGCAGTTGAGTTAAATCTTGATCGGGACTTTACTGAAATTCTTCTAGTGGAAATAAAAAATAGAGGAATCAGGACACTCGAACCAAGCATTTTCTAA
- a CDS encoding ComF family protein, translating into MLDYCLICHTKIIPKIGWQALVAKEKQETLCEACKDKLQEIEGKTCLICGRSFEHLEPRFIKDDHCSDCIRWEEDPEWKGCLEKNESFYMYNGFLQEVIACYKYRGDYILAKIFSEKVLKITTQQKADLLVPIPLSQERLHERGFNQAEAILLEAGRTPANILKRTHAEKQSKKSRHERIHVQQVFQLEIDAQIDGKTILLIDDIYTTGSTLRHAAKVLVQNGAKSVSSLTIARG; encoded by the coding sequence ATGCTCGACTACTGCCTCATCTGCCACACCAAAATCATTCCCAAAATCGGTTGGCAAGCACTGGTTGCTAAGGAAAAGCAAGAAACACTATGTGAAGCATGCAAGGATAAGCTACAGGAAATCGAGGGAAAAACATGTCTCATCTGTGGGCGCTCCTTTGAACACCTAGAACCTCGATTCATTAAGGACGATCACTGTTCTGACTGTATTCGCTGGGAAGAGGACCCAGAGTGGAAAGGGTGTCTCGAAAAAAATGAATCCTTTTACATGTATAATGGGTTTCTCCAAGAGGTAATTGCATGTTACAAATATAGAGGTGACTATATTCTAGCTAAGATTTTTTCAGAAAAGGTCCTAAAGATTACAACTCAACAAAAAGCCGATTTGCTCGTCCCGATCCCATTAAGTCAGGAGCGGCTACATGAACGAGGCTTCAACCAAGCGGAAGCCATCCTCCTTGAAGCGGGACGAACTCCAGCTAATATCCTCAAACGAACACATGCTGAAAAACAATCCAAAAAGTCCCGGCATGAACGAATCCATGTACAACAAGTATTTCAACTTGAAATTGATGCCCAGATTGATGGCAAAACCATTCTTCTCATAGACGACATTTATACAACCGGATCGACCCTTAGACATGCGGCGAAAGTTCTTGTCCAAAATGGGGCCAAATCCGTTTCATCCCTTACCATCGCAAGGGGATAA
- a CDS encoding DEAD/DEAH box helicase, giving the protein MRFSIQNERLIPEALLRTTANTNSKPISQLSQIPQPPLNPNFIYNKELQSMLIGKQLLPSDLPFPIDTIQSHYENGYLQYRKSIMIENNQPTCVRCGNKASHLFAQFPCARCDEICTYCRNCIMMGRTSTCTPLINWSGPVPLQTEIAEAPLHWTGTLSEGQSIASQQVVEAVNQLDPLLVWAVCGAGKTEVLFNGINQALQAGKRVCLATPRTDVVLELSPRLKTVFPTTTVATLYGGSEDRHLSAPLTIATTHQLLRFYKAFDVVILDEVDAFPYSVDPSLQYAVEQARKSASAIIYLTATPNEQWQKECLRGKRKFVTIPARFHRYSLPIPVFRWCGDWRKRLKKGRLPPNVLDWITERIQSQKQALLFFPRIELMEQLLPILTSIHPKIEAVHAEDPQRKEKVQRMRDKEIPLLLTTTILERGVTFPNLDVAVFGAEDHIFTESALVQIAGRVGRSPHYPTGNITFFHHGKTNAMVKSRRQIISMNQEAREKGLIDD; this is encoded by the coding sequence ATGCGATTCTCTATTCAAAACGAACGATTGATTCCAGAAGCCCTATTACGAACAACAGCAAATACAAACTCAAAGCCAATCTCTCAACTCAGCCAAATCCCGCAACCACCACTAAACCCCAATTTTATCTATAATAAAGAACTTCAATCCATGTTAATCGGAAAGCAATTACTCCCTAGCGATCTTCCTTTTCCAATCGACACCATCCAGTCCCACTATGAAAATGGTTATCTTCAATATCGTAAAAGCATCATGATTGAAAACAACCAACCGACCTGTGTTCGATGTGGCAATAAAGCATCACATCTATTTGCTCAATTCCCATGTGCTCGCTGCGATGAAATCTGTACGTACTGCCGCAATTGCATTATGATGGGGCGGACAAGCACATGCACCCCGCTAATCAATTGGTCTGGCCCTGTCCCGCTTCAAACCGAAATCGCTGAAGCACCTCTTCATTGGACGGGAACTTTATCCGAAGGACAATCCATTGCATCCCAGCAAGTGGTCGAAGCGGTCAACCAACTCGATCCCTTGCTCGTTTGGGCGGTATGTGGAGCGGGTAAAACAGAGGTATTATTTAATGGAATTAACCAGGCATTACAAGCTGGTAAGCGAGTTTGCTTGGCGACACCACGAACAGATGTCGTTCTCGAGCTTTCACCGCGGCTGAAAACAGTTTTTCCCACTACCACCGTCGCGACTTTATATGGTGGAAGTGAGGACCGTCACCTCTCTGCTCCCTTAACGATTGCTACAACCCACCAGCTGCTCCGCTTTTACAAGGCGTTTGATGTGGTTATTTTAGATGAAGTGGATGCCTTTCCCTACTCTGTCGATCCTTCGCTGCAGTATGCAGTGGAACAAGCCCGCAAATCAGCTTCTGCCATTATCTATTTAACCGCCACTCCAAACGAACAATGGCAAAAAGAATGTCTTCGTGGAAAAAGAAAGTTTGTCACCATTCCAGCCCGTTTTCACCGTTACTCTCTACCTATTCCCGTATTTAGGTGGTGTGGAGATTGGAGAAAAAGGCTAAAGAAAGGAAGGTTGCCTCCTAACGTTCTAGATTGGATAACAGAACGAATTCAATCACAAAAACAAGCCCTGCTATTTTTTCCACGAATAGAGCTTATGGAACAATTACTCCCCATTCTCACAAGTATTCATCCAAAAATAGAAGCTGTTCATGCAGAAGATCCTCAACGAAAGGAAAAAGTCCAAAGGATGCGTGACAAAGAAATTCCTCTCCTCTTAACAACGACGATTCTTGAACGCGGAGTTACCTTTCCAAATCTAGACGTAGCTGTATTTGGAGCAGAAGATCACATATTTACTGAAAGTGCCCTTGTCCAAATTGCCGGTCGTGTTGGCCGAAGTCCTCATTACCCGACAGGTAACATCACATTTTTCCACCACGGAAAAACAAATGCCATGGTCAAATCCCGAAGGCAAATTATCTCTATGAATCAAGAGGCCAGGGAGAAGGGGTTGATTGATGATTAA
- a CDS encoding ABC transporter ATP-binding protein translates to MITLKGLRKSYTIGKEQVDVLKGIDLHIGRGEFTAIMGPSGSGKSTIMNMIGCLDRPTSGKYYLNEVLVSEYDENELARVRNQSIGFVFQQFQLLPRLNALKNVELPMIYAGVKKKEREERAADALVKVGLGDRMGHLPNELSGGQKQRVAIARAIVNNPDLILADEPTGALDSKTSVQIMELFTLLNREGTTIILVTHESEVAEYAGRTVFVRDGLIMQDDSLVKGGSHE, encoded by the coding sequence ATGATCACCCTGAAAGGGCTAAGAAAAAGCTACACGATCGGTAAAGAGCAGGTCGATGTGCTGAAAGGAATTGATCTCCACATTGGAAGAGGAGAATTTACCGCAATTATGGGGCCATCGGGTTCAGGAAAGTCGACAATCATGAATATGATCGGTTGCCTCGATCGTCCGACAAGCGGTAAATATTACCTGAATGAAGTGTTGGTTTCCGAATACGACGAGAATGAATTGGCCCGTGTTCGAAATCAATCAATTGGGTTTGTATTTCAACAATTCCAACTGTTGCCTCGGTTGAATGCGTTAAAAAACGTAGAGCTGCCAATGATTTACGCAGGGGTTAAAAAGAAAGAGCGAGAAGAACGCGCCGCTGATGCACTAGTAAAAGTCGGGCTTGGCGATCGGATGGGGCATTTGCCGAATGAATTATCAGGCGGTCAAAAACAACGGGTGGCCATTGCCCGTGCCATTGTCAACAATCCAGATTTGATTTTAGCAGACGAACCGACCGGAGCACTTGATTCGAAAACAAGTGTACAAATTATGGAGCTTTTCACGTTGCTGAATCGGGAAGGAACGACGATTATTCTCGTTACCCATGAAAGCGAAGTGGCTGAATATGCCGGAAGAACTGTATTTGTTCGTGACGGCCTGATCATGCAGGATGATTCCCTTGTCAAAGGAGGGAGCCATGAATGA
- a CDS encoding response regulator transcription factor: MRKVIAIIDDEGKIRDTIRTYLQNEGFDTIEGIDGFAAVQLVKNKSVDLILLDVMMPIMDGFQALREIRSIHRKMPVIMLTAKSEEIDKLLGLEMGADDYITKPFSMRELVARIKTVLRRSEPDPTEEPDELMIRGPIEINFHTYEVKLNDTLLNLTPTEYKILVTLAQKPGRVYSRLQLMNSAMGEAFANYERSIDTHVSNLRKKIEKDPAHPEFIHTVYGIGYRFGETT; this comes from the coding sequence TTGAGAAAAGTAATTGCCATTATTGACGATGAAGGTAAAATCCGTGATACAATTCGGACCTATTTACAAAATGAAGGCTTTGATACGATAGAAGGCATTGATGGTTTCGCAGCCGTCCAGCTTGTGAAAAACAAAAGTGTGGACCTCATTTTATTAGATGTGATGATGCCAATTATGGACGGGTTTCAAGCCCTACGTGAAATTCGATCCATTCATAGAAAAATGCCTGTAATTATGCTAACAGCTAAATCAGAGGAAATTGACAAACTGCTGGGACTTGAAATGGGGGCTGATGATTACATCACAAAACCGTTCAGCATGCGGGAGCTTGTAGCTAGAATTAAAACGGTTTTACGTAGAAGTGAGCCTGATCCAACGGAAGAACCGGACGAATTGATGATTAGAGGACCCATTGAAATCAATTTTCATACATATGAAGTAAAGTTAAACGACACACTCCTTAATTTAACTCCGACAGAATATAAGATTCTCGTCACTCTTGCCCAGAAACCTGGTCGTGTGTACAGCCGCTTGCAACTAATGAATAGTGCAATGGGTGAAGCTTTCGCGAATTATGAACGATCGATTGACACCCATGTTAGCAATTTAAGAAAAAAGATCGAAAAGGATCCAGCACATCCTGAATTCATCCATACCGTTTATGGAATCGGTTATCGCTTCGGAGAAACAACATGA
- a CDS encoding polysaccharide deacetylase family protein produces the protein MKNSLTKQLGIFTCLFALLFAFIPATGLANESELPEAQIYFDGKPYKTKYAMGNGHLLVPAQFLKHAGVLVDWDPKWRSVVFQAKGIKFAAPVGEKFTDDYDRRTGTWKRGVLATEPFEFDGKVFIPLIDVVRKLDMGVRYDAKSNRTYITTNIPESKKLISSVKSSKKLVALTFDDGPEDYYTPMILDVLKEKGVPATFFVMGEKVNQYPDMMKRIVNEGHSFGNHTWSHPNLKQSWSADVRKEIQSTQQVLERVIGKKSDLFRPPYGAVTKADRAALSQMGLRGIGWSVDTLDWSGMSAERILEIVRNQTAPGGIMLQHNFQAGGLLDGTVEALPQIIDELSAQGYTFVTIQTLLDSGEAVY, from the coding sequence ATGAAAAATAGCTTGACGAAACAACTGGGGATCTTTACTTGTCTTTTTGCTCTTTTATTTGCTTTTATACCAGCAACAGGCTTGGCAAATGAGTCAGAACTGCCTGAGGCACAGATTTATTTTGATGGAAAACCGTATAAGACGAAGTATGCAATGGGAAATGGTCATTTGCTTGTGCCTGCGCAATTTTTAAAGCATGCCGGTGTCCTTGTAGATTGGGATCCGAAGTGGCGCTCTGTTGTTTTTCAAGCAAAAGGAATTAAGTTTGCTGCACCGGTAGGAGAGAAATTTACGGATGATTATGATCGTAGAACAGGGACATGGAAAAGAGGGGTTTTAGCAACAGAACCGTTTGAATTTGACGGAAAAGTATTTATTCCCCTAATCGATGTTGTGAGGAAGTTAGATATGGGCGTTCGGTATGATGCCAAATCGAATCGAACATACATTACAACAAATATTCCAGAGTCCAAGAAACTCATCAGCTCGGTAAAAAGTTCTAAAAAGCTTGTAGCTCTTACTTTTGATGATGGCCCAGAAGATTATTATACGCCAATGATTCTTGATGTCTTAAAAGAGAAGGGCGTGCCAGCCACATTCTTTGTTATGGGTGAAAAAGTCAATCAATACCCAGATATGATGAAACGGATTGTGAATGAAGGTCATTCATTTGGCAACCATACATGGTCCCACCCTAATTTGAAACAAAGTTGGTCAGCAGATGTGAGGAAAGAAATCCAATCCACCCAGCAAGTACTGGAAAGAGTGATTGGGAAAAAATCAGATCTATTTCGTCCACCTTATGGTGCAGTTACAAAAGCTGACAGAGCTGCATTAAGTCAAATGGGGCTGAGAGGGATCGGTTGGTCTGTGGACACATTGGATTGGAGCGGAATGTCAGCCGAAAGGATTTTAGAAATTGTTAGAAACCAAACTGCTCCAGGGGGAATTATGTTGCAACATAATTTCCAAGCTGGTGGCTTGCTGGATGGGACAGTTGAAGCACTTCCGCAAATCATCGATGAACTGAGTGCCCAAGGATATACATTCGTTACTATCCAGACACTACTGGATTCAGGAGAAGCGGTCTATTAA
- a CDS encoding ATP-binding protein, protein MKLQTKLTITFISIVILMGLSQSIFLQSKIQDTFHNYLDRQNIGYLERMKQSLTVYYEETGSWENVQQLYFNEFTGSGHGMMHGSRMNTNMNMHMSSADLLLLDLDGTVIADTTGTRIGESGMNVKWKNSDITIDGKKVGTLLLYQSGLQSLEKEFILSSNLAIIGSSILAALIAVLLSIWITRKITKPLKELTQRTKQITAGEKWKPVAIHSKDEWQELGDAFNEMAEQLAKNEEIRQALVADVAHELRTPLTILLGELESIQEGVIQPNEEVILNLTDEVYRLKRLVNDLHQLSLAEAGKLPLNKQPVQIHDLIQRICGNFQWLADEKQITLHYDGIPEDVWMEIDPDRITQVVVNLVGNALRHTPDHGFVELTSCENDDSFILKVSDSGPGIPEDALPFIFERFYKGDPSRSRSESGTGLGLSIAKGFVEAHGGSISVESEIHKGTTFTVRLPVKKRAQQ, encoded by the coding sequence ATGAAACTTCAAACGAAGCTGACCATTACCTTCATTTCCATTGTTATATTAATGGGACTCAGTCAATCAATTTTTTTACAATCAAAAATACAGGATACCTTTCATAACTATCTTGATCGGCAAAATATCGGATACTTAGAGCGAATGAAACAAAGTCTAACAGTTTATTATGAAGAAACAGGATCTTGGGAAAATGTTCAACAGCTATATTTCAATGAGTTCACTGGAAGTGGACATGGAATGATGCATGGTAGTCGCATGAATACGAACATGAACATGCATATGAGTAGCGCTGATCTTCTTCTCTTGGATCTAGATGGAACTGTGATTGCCGATACAACCGGCACAAGAATTGGTGAATCGGGTATGAACGTTAAGTGGAAAAATTCGGATATAACGATTGATGGTAAAAAAGTGGGAACGCTTCTCCTTTATCAATCAGGGCTTCAAAGTCTTGAAAAGGAGTTCATTTTATCTTCCAATCTCGCCATTATCGGAAGCAGCATCCTTGCCGCTCTGATCGCGGTTCTCCTAAGTATATGGATTACTAGAAAAATAACGAAACCATTAAAAGAACTCACGCAGAGAACAAAGCAAATAACAGCTGGTGAAAAATGGAAGCCTGTTGCCATTCATTCAAAGGATGAATGGCAGGAACTTGGGGATGCTTTCAATGAAATGGCAGAGCAGCTTGCGAAAAACGAGGAAATTAGACAAGCACTTGTCGCTGATGTCGCACATGAACTTAGAACCCCACTGACGATTTTGCTAGGAGAATTAGAGTCGATTCAAGAGGGAGTTATCCAACCTAATGAAGAAGTCATTCTGAACCTTACTGATGAGGTGTACCGCTTAAAACGGTTAGTGAATGACCTGCATCAGTTGAGTTTAGCGGAAGCTGGGAAACTTCCACTCAATAAACAGCCTGTGCAAATTCATGATCTGATTCAGCGTATATGTGGAAATTTCCAGTGGCTGGCAGATGAAAAGCAAATTACCCTTCACTATGATGGAATTCCTGAAGATGTTTGGATGGAGATCGATCCAGATCGGATCACACAAGTGGTTGTCAACCTCGTTGGGAATGCCCTTCGCCATACACCTGATCACGGATTCGTCGAATTAACGAGTTGTGAAAATGATGACTCATTTATTTTAAAGGTGTCCGATAGCGGGCCAGGGATTCCAGAGGATGCGCTTCCCTTCATTTTTGAGCGCTTTTACAAAGGGGATCCATCGAGGTCCCGTTCTGAAAGTGGGACAGGGCTAGGTCTTTCCATTGCGAAAGGATTTGTTGAAGCACACGGCGGCTCGATTTCGGTTGAAAGTGAAATTCATAAGGGAACCACTTTTACGGTTCGTCTGCCCGTTAAAAAAAGAGCCCAACAGTAA
- a CDS encoding efflux RND transporter periplasmic adaptor subunit, which produces MKKKIWIAIGVVAVIALLFGINIWKNVQAGNVTMKVTTLKEETITEQVMTPGTLRLANQQTIYFSPEKGKIVEYYVEEGADVKAGDPLFRYENNALDLEKRQNNLQRQSSQLQLNSLQDQLSDLNKQLKEEKENEMVEAERDQVNLQVKQARLEMEQLGLQKQSIEEQIAELTVRSDMDGKVVSIHKDASTGAGAAAAQPQSIMQIGTLDQLIVKGTLSEYDTLKIQQDQDVVLTSDAMPGESWTGKVSFIAYLPEEAMGLEETGVQYPIEVTVNAQNMSLKPGFQMVMEIVTDERKAQTLPLTAVKQEDAENYVFKVVDGKTKKQEVKVGLVSDEHIEIISGLKKEDQVLVEPGDDVTSGMEVNVK; this is translated from the coding sequence ATGAAAAAAAAGATTTGGATCGCCATTGGGGTTGTGGCAGTTATTGCCCTCCTCTTTGGGATTAATATTTGGAAAAATGTCCAAGCCGGAAATGTGACAATGAAAGTGACAACCTTAAAGGAAGAAACGATTACTGAACAAGTTATGACCCCTGGGACATTAAGGCTCGCAAATCAACAAACGATTTATTTTTCACCTGAAAAAGGGAAAATCGTTGAATATTATGTGGAAGAAGGAGCCGATGTTAAAGCGGGTGACCCTCTTTTTCGCTATGAAAATAATGCACTTGATCTTGAAAAAAGACAAAATAACCTACAGCGACAATCAAGTCAACTGCAATTGAACAGTTTGCAAGATCAGTTAAGTGATCTTAATAAACAATTAAAAGAAGAAAAAGAAAATGAAATGGTAGAAGCCGAACGAGATCAAGTCAATTTGCAAGTGAAGCAAGCTAGACTTGAAATGGAGCAGCTCGGGTTACAAAAACAAAGCATTGAAGAACAAATAGCAGAACTCACCGTCAGAAGTGATATGGATGGAAAAGTTGTCTCCATTCATAAAGATGCGTCCACAGGAGCAGGTGCAGCAGCAGCTCAGCCGCAGTCAATTATGCAAATTGGAACATTGGATCAATTAATTGTCAAAGGAACTCTCTCTGAATATGATACGTTAAAAATCCAGCAGGATCAGGATGTTGTCTTAACTTCAGATGCGATGCCAGGGGAATCATGGACTGGCAAGGTTAGTTTTATTGCTTATCTACCGGAGGAAGCGATGGGATTGGAAGAGACAGGTGTTCAATATCCCATTGAAGTGACCGTTAATGCACAAAATATGAGTCTAAAGCCGGGTTTCCAAATGGTCATGGAGATCGTTACAGATGAACGGAAGGCCCAGACTCTTCCACTTACTGCCGTTAAGCAAGAAGATGCTGAAAACTACGTGTTTAAGGTTGTCGACGGAAAAACGAAAAAACAAGAAGTAAAAGTAGGCTTGGTGTCAGATGAACACATTGAAATTATAAGTGGATTAAAAAAAGAGGATCAAGTCTTGGTGGAACCAGGGGATGATGTCACGTCTGGAATGGAAGTGAACGTGAAATGA
- a CDS encoding DegV family protein gives MKTAIVTDSTAYLPKDVAADLHIHIIPLSVIFGGESYREEIELTAEEFYQVVKQKELPKTSQPSTGEFIALYEKLSNDHDAVISIHLSSGVSGTYQGSVTAGQMVEGTEVFSFDSEVSCMAQGFYVIEAAKMAMQEKSPQEILARLQEMKTSLRAYFMVDDLSHLQRGGRLSSAQALIGGLLQVKPLLHFENKVIVPFEKIRTRKKAMKRMIELITEDAKSGEAYEAVIIHANRANEAHAWKTELEALLPNVEFQISFFGAVTGTHLGEGSMGLAWVKK, from the coding sequence ATGAAAACAGCGATTGTTACCGATAGTACGGCTTATCTTCCCAAAGATGTAGCCGCTGATTTACATATACACATCATTCCGTTAAGTGTTATTTTTGGCGGGGAATCGTATCGCGAAGAAATAGAGCTTACGGCAGAAGAATTTTATCAAGTAGTGAAACAAAAGGAATTGCCAAAAACCTCACAACCATCAACTGGTGAATTTATTGCATTATATGAAAAGTTGTCGAACGATCACGATGCTGTCATAAGTATTCATCTATCAAGCGGCGTTAGTGGTACGTACCAAGGTTCAGTTACTGCTGGTCAGATGGTAGAAGGGACTGAGGTGTTTTCATTTGATTCCGAGGTTAGCTGTATGGCTCAAGGTTTTTACGTGATCGAGGCTGCCAAAATGGCTATGCAAGAGAAATCTCCGCAAGAGATTCTTGCTCGCCTTCAAGAAATGAAGACATCCTTAAGAGCTTATTTTATGGTGGATGACTTATCTCATTTACAACGAGGAGGGCGTTTATCAAGCGCGCAGGCATTAATCGGGGGATTGCTGCAAGTAAAGCCGCTTCTTCATTTTGAAAATAAAGTCATCGTCCCCTTTGAAAAAATCCGTACCCGTAAAAAAGCCATGAAACGCATGATAGAGTTAATTACAGAAGATGCAAAAAGTGGCGAAGCATATGAAGCTGTCATCATCCATGCGAACCGAGCAAATGAAGCTCATGCTTGGAAAACAGAGCTCGAAGCATTGCTTCCAAATGTTGAGTTTCAAATCAGTTTCTTTGGAGCCGTCACCGGAACCCATCTCGGCGAAGGTTCAATGGGGTTAGCATGGGTAAAAAAATAA